ATAGCTTGCTGATCGAAAAATATATTCCCTTCCAGATGGAAGTGTCAGCTCTTGTTGCCAGAACCGGAAATGGAGAGGTGAAGGTCTACCCCTTGGTTGAGAATATCCATCAGGAGAATATTCTGCGTATCACCATCGTTCCGGCCCGGGTTTCATTTTCCGTTTCCGAAAAAGCCCTGGAATTAGCCCGAAGAACGACTGATGTTATTGGAGGAACCGGGGTCTTTTGTATAGAAATGTTCGTTACCAGTGATGGAGAGGTGCAGGTCAACGAAGTTGCGCCTCGTACCCATAACTCCGGGCACTATACTATTGAAGCCTGTGCGACTTCCCAATTCAATCAACACCTGAGGGCTATTCTCGGTCTGCCTTTGGGTAGTACGGAATTACTGAAACCAGCGGTCATGATGAACCTACTGGGCGAAGAAAGGTATCGGGGGAGGGGAAAAATCGTAGGTATCGAGGAAGCGCTACGGATTTCCGAAGTCTACATTCATTACTATGGAAAAGCTGAAACCAGGCCAAACCGAAAGATGGGGCACCTTACTGCCTTGGGTGTTGGAGTTGGAGAAGCCATGGAAAAAGCCGGGATGGCCAGGAAGATGGTGACCATTATCGGTGAAGAGAGGTAACATCATGCAGCGAAGTCTTGTTGGAATCATCATGGGAAGCGATTCCGACCTGCCGATTATGAAAGAAGCGGCGGAAGTACTAGCTGAATTTCATGTATCCTGTGAATGCCGGATTGTTTCCGCACACCGAACCCCGGATGCTATGTTTCTCTACGCCCGCGAAGCGGAGAGTCGCGGAATTCAGGTGATTATCGCGGGGGCAGGCGGTGCGGCCCATCTTCCGGGTATGGTCGCCTCACTCACCCTTTTGCCGGTTATTGGTGTTCCGGTCCGGGGCAAGAACATGGAAGGTCTCGATTCGCTTTTTTCCATCGTTCAGATGCCTGCCGGCGTACCGGTTGCCACAGTCGCCATCAACGGAGCTCGTAATGCCGGAATATTAGCAATAGAAATCATAGCTTTGCAGGACTCCGAACTTCGGGAGAGATTGCGTTTGTTCAAAATTAGATTACGGGAAAGCGTGGAAGACAAAGCGGCAAAGCTTGACGAGCTGGGGTTCTGGAAATTTCTGGACCATGGCCCTAATGAGTGATTCGATCCGAGAGCCGAGCGGGGAAGGCGCTGTGTCGGCTGGTAATCTGGACACGATTCATCCGGCACTGCGAAGAAGAGCCGGCCGGAGCGGTGCGGTGCCGGATGAATCTTTTCTCCTGCAGGGAGAATGTCTATACTTCCACCTTCTCGGCCTTTGGTCGGTGTTTTTTTGCGGTATCTCCCTGGTGGAGTTTTTCGATATAATTCTGCCGCTCAGTTTTATAGTCTTTGTAATAAACAGTTCCTTTGTATTCTTTCTCCCATATTTCATCGGCCAGTTTTTTGAAAGACCGGGAATATTCTTCAACTCCATCCTTCATCGTCGTCAGCAGGCTGTCTGCTCCATCGTGGCTGGGTCGGGCTCCGTATTTTCTGACGACTTCCTGTAGCGTTTCGGGGACGTCAATGAGCATACAAGGACGCATTAGGTTATTGTCGTATGGCTGGTTCAACTGAATAGCCCGGAAGAAAGGAGAAGAGAACACTTCCTTTAAGGACCTGTCTTTGATGTTGTCCACCGTGAAGTGACAGAAAACGCAGGGTTCGACGTCACCGACATTGTTGATGTGAAAATACCGCCGGCCGCCAGCCAGACATCCGCCCACATAAGGACCGTCATTCCAAAAATCTCCGATAAAGATAGGTTTATCATATCGCATTTTATGTACCCGGGAACGGAGCAATAGGCGTTGCTC
The sequence above is drawn from the Atribacteraceae bacterium genome and encodes:
- the purK gene encoding 5-(carboxyamino)imidazole ribonucleotide synthase; amino-acid sequence: MKKALNEMRVGIVGGGQLGRMMILEGKKMGLHFTILDPDPCCPASSIADEQVICGFHEPAGYRTLAELSDVVTYELEHINSDILIELVGQGHIMAPSPHILKTIQDKYLQKSFLLDKGINLPDFEPIDTLDALQHVAEKRFNYPFLLKSRRGGYDGKGNYLVRKRDEIPRAFANLQSGRDSLLIEKYIPFQMEVSALVARTGNGEVKVYPLVENIHQENILRITIVPARVSFSVSEKALELARRTTDVIGGTGVFCIEMFVTSDGEVQVNEVAPRTHNSGHYTIEACATSQFNQHLRAILGLPLGSTELLKPAVMMNLLGEERYRGRGKIVGIEEALRISEVYIHYYGKAETRPNRKMGHLTALGVGVGEAMEKAGMARKMVTIIGEER
- the purE gene encoding 5-(carboxyamino)imidazole ribonucleotide mutase, with protein sequence MQRSLVGIIMGSDSDLPIMKEAAEVLAEFHVSCECRIVSAHRTPDAMFLYAREAESRGIQVIIAGAGGAAHLPGMVASLTLLPVIGVPVRGKNMEGLDSLFSIVQMPAGVPVATVAINGARNAGILAIEIIALQDSELRERLRLFKIRLRESVEDKAAKLDELGFWKFLDHGPNE
- a CDS encoding SPASM domain-containing protein, translating into ELVSSDEYMEFLIGKGCYYGWYFTYVPIGKKPDINLMPTPEQRLLLRSRVHKMRYDKPIFIGDFWNDGPYVGGCLAGGRRYFHINNVGDVEPCVFCHFTVDNIKDRSLKEVFSSPFFRAIQLNQPYDNNLMRPCMLIDVPETLQEVVRKYGARPSHDGADSLLTTMKDGVEEYSRSFKKLADEIWEKEYKGTVYYKDYKTERQNYIEKLHQGDTAKKHRPKAEKVEV